A single window of Bradyrhizobium daqingense DNA harbors:
- a CDS encoding M20/M25/M40 family metallo-hydrolase — protein sequence MTFRLTPLFALSMLGLATAATPAFAAADEKIKAAAEQEKAPLIETLRDMVMIESGSGDAEGLKKMADFTEARLKALGATVERRKTTAGTRADMVIATFQGSGTRKLMLIAHMDTVYQRGVLASEPYRVDGTKIYGPGIADDKGGIAVILHALKILKDAGWQDYARLTVSLNPDEEVGSIGSGEIISELADQHDVVLSCEPTAASPPARNDALLLGASGTATAKMEVKGRASHAGAAPDLGRNALIELAHQLLQTKDVAKSIPGTQLNWTTAQAGTVRNQIPEKAEAGADVRLTVPDGIAKLQAALDEKVKNKLVPDTETKVTITPGRPPFVASDRGRALAQEGQAIYAEIDRKLDITEITGGATDAGYANRSGKAIVVESFGLAGFGYHARDEFIDTGSIVPRLYLMSRMLIEQGKKK from the coding sequence ATGACATTCCGCCTCACTCCGCTGTTCGCCCTGTCGATGCTCGGCCTCGCCACCGCTGCGACGCCCGCATTCGCTGCCGCCGACGAGAAGATCAAGGCGGCTGCCGAGCAGGAGAAGGCGCCGCTGATCGAGACGCTGCGCGACATGGTGATGATCGAGAGCGGCAGCGGCGATGCCGAGGGCCTGAAGAAGATGGCCGATTTCACCGAAGCCCGGCTGAAGGCGCTGGGCGCGACCGTCGAACGACGCAAGACCACCGCCGGCACGCGCGCCGACATGGTGATCGCCACCTTCCAGGGCAGCGGCACCCGCAAGCTGATGCTGATCGCCCATATGGACACGGTCTATCAGCGCGGCGTGCTGGCGAGCGAGCCGTACCGCGTCGACGGCACGAAGATCTATGGGCCGGGCATCGCCGACGACAAGGGCGGCATCGCGGTGATCCTGCACGCGCTCAAGATCCTCAAGGACGCCGGCTGGCAGGACTATGCCAGGCTCACCGTGTCGCTCAATCCGGACGAGGAGGTCGGATCGATCGGGTCGGGCGAGATCATCTCGGAGCTCGCCGATCAGCACGACGTGGTGCTCTCCTGCGAGCCGACTGCGGCCTCGCCTCCGGCGAGGAACGACGCGCTGCTGCTCGGCGCCAGCGGCACCGCGACCGCGAAGATGGAGGTCAAGGGCCGCGCCTCCCATGCCGGCGCTGCGCCCGATCTCGGCCGCAACGCGCTGATCGAGCTCGCGCACCAATTGCTGCAGACCAAGGACGTCGCCAAATCGATCCCAGGTACGCAGCTGAACTGGACCACGGCGCAGGCCGGCACCGTGCGTAACCAGATCCCGGAGAAGGCCGAGGCCGGCGCCGACGTCCGCCTCACCGTTCCGGACGGCATCGCCAAATTGCAGGCGGCGCTCGACGAGAAGGTGAAGAACAAGCTCGTGCCCGACACCGAAACCAAGGTGACGATCACGCCGGGCCGTCCGCCCTTCGTCGCCAGCGATCGCGGCCGCGCGCTGGCGCAGGAGGGCCAGGCGATCTATGCCGAGATCGACCGCAAGCTCGACATCACCGAGATCACCGGCGGCGCCACCGATGCCGGCTACGCCAACCGCAGCGGCAAGGCGATCGTGGTCGAGAGCTTCGGCCTCGCCGGCTTCGGCTATCACGCCCGCGACGAATTCATCGACACGGGCTCGATCGTGCCGCGGCTCTATCTGATGAGCCGGATGCTGATCGAGCAGGGCAAGAAGAAATAA
- a CDS encoding methylated-DNA--[protein]-cysteine S-methyltransferase produces MTDQHFALFDTRIGLCAIAWGPRGINGTQLPMGGEQKIRTRISQRHPEATETEPTLEVRVAIDRITKLLGGEPDDLTDIPLDLDGVPEFNRGVYDIARTIPPGKTITYGDIAKQLGGVQLSRDVGQALGRNPCPIVVPCHRVLAAGNKPGGFSANGGVVTKLKMLEIEGALVNHTPSLFD; encoded by the coding sequence ATGACCGACCAGCATTTTGCCCTGTTCGACACAAGGATCGGCCTCTGCGCCATCGCCTGGGGTCCGCGCGGCATCAACGGCACGCAACTGCCGATGGGCGGCGAGCAGAAGATCCGCACCCGCATCAGCCAGCGCCACCCCGAGGCGACCGAAACCGAGCCGACCCTCGAGGTGCGAGTGGCGATCGATCGCATCACGAAACTGCTTGGGGGCGAGCCCGACGACCTCACCGACATCCCGCTCGACCTCGACGGCGTGCCGGAATTCAACCGCGGCGTCTACGACATCGCCCGCACCATTCCGCCGGGCAAGACCATCACCTATGGCGATATCGCCAAGCAGCTCGGCGGTGTCCAGCTGTCGCGCGATGTCGGCCAGGCACTCGGCCGCAACCCGTGCCCGATCGTGGTGCCCTGCCATCGCGTGCTGGCGGCCGGCAACAAGCCCGGCGGCTTCTCCGCGAATGGCGGCGTGGTGACCAAGCTGAAGATGCTGGAGATCGAAGGCGCGCTCGTGAACCATACGCCGAGCTTGTTTGATTGA
- a CDS encoding GntR family transcriptional regulator: MIPLDPLPNLIDQVYARILEAISDRTLQPGQRIRQNELADKLGVSRQPVSHALHLLHRQGLVAESGKRGFEVTQLDPSRIRQLYEVRGAIDALAARLAAERAGTDAAGRAQLEAALAAGRSIDRNTELAELIVLDVDFHRAIYQLAGNPVIEETIAPQWPHMRRSMATVLSELDYRGSAWAEHADIARHILTGDAKAAERAALAHAQTAGRMTEERLRATDDVAA; the protein is encoded by the coding sequence GTGATCCCCCTCGACCCGCTCCCGAATCTGATCGACCAGGTCTATGCCCGGATCCTGGAGGCGATCTCCGACCGGACGCTGCAGCCCGGCCAGCGCATCCGCCAGAACGAACTCGCCGACAAGCTTGGCGTCTCGCGCCAGCCGGTGTCGCACGCGCTGCATCTGCTGCACCGGCAGGGCCTCGTCGCCGAGAGCGGCAAGCGCGGCTTCGAAGTCACCCAACTCGACCCCTCGCGCATCCGCCAGCTCTACGAGGTCCGCGGCGCCATTGACGCGCTGGCCGCCCGGCTTGCCGCGGAGCGTGCAGGCACCGACGCTGCGGGTCGTGCGCAGCTGGAAGCGGCGCTCGCCGCGGGACGCAGCATCGACCGCAACACTGAGCTCGCCGAGCTGATCGTGCTCGACGTCGATTTTCACCGCGCGATCTATCAGCTCGCCGGCAATCCCGTGATCGAGGAGACGATCGCGCCGCAATGGCCGCACATGCGCCGCTCGATGGCGACGGTGCTGTCCGAGCTCGACTATCGCGGCAGCGCCTGGGCGGAGCATGCCGACATCGCCAGGCACATTCTCACAGGTGATGCGAAAGCCGCCGAACGTGCGGCGTTGGCGCATGCGCAGACGGCGGGACGCATGACGGAGGAGAGATTGCGGGCGACGGACGACGTGGCGGCATAG
- a CDS encoding nucleoside-diphosphate sugar epimerase, translated as MTGKKVVVAGATGLVGNAALRHFGTSEPCEVVALSRRKPRNLYGARHVPVDLASAADCGRAAPELRGATHLIYAALYEAPQLVDGWRDQQQIKANDQMLRNLMGVLEPAAPELRHVALLQGTKAYGVHVRPLMVPAREGRSEMYEQPNFYWAQENFLRDLQKGKAWHWSILRPVLIVGLAMGGAMDLIPPLGVYAAMLREQGRPLDFPGGAPRVSQAVDVDLLARAIAWSGEAGTAQNEAFNVTNGDVFTWENIWPAVADALEMKPGKPVPMSLAKEFPNWVAPWDALRRKHELVSPGLAEFVGLSFQYADYSMRYGLTESGPPSIVSTVKINRAGFTEMMDTEDMFRKWFRQAKEERLLP; from the coding sequence ATGACGGGCAAGAAGGTCGTGGTGGCCGGCGCGACCGGTCTCGTTGGCAACGCCGCGTTACGACACTTCGGCACATCGGAGCCTTGCGAAGTCGTGGCGTTGTCGCGGCGCAAGCCGCGCAATCTCTATGGCGCCCGCCACGTCCCGGTCGACCTCGCCAGCGCTGCAGATTGCGGTCGCGCCGCGCCCGAGCTTCGGGGTGCCACCCACCTGATCTATGCCGCGCTCTATGAGGCGCCGCAGCTCGTCGACGGCTGGCGCGACCAGCAGCAGATCAAGGCCAACGACCAAATGCTGCGCAATCTGATGGGCGTGCTCGAGCCGGCCGCGCCCGAGCTAAGACATGTCGCCCTGCTGCAGGGCACCAAGGCCTACGGCGTCCACGTTCGCCCGCTCATGGTGCCGGCGCGCGAGGGCCGCTCCGAAATGTATGAGCAGCCAAACTTCTACTGGGCCCAGGAAAACTTTCTGCGCGATCTTCAAAAGGGTAAGGCCTGGCACTGGAGCATCTTGCGCCCCGTTCTGATCGTCGGGCTCGCCATGGGCGGCGCCATGGATTTGATTCCGCCGCTCGGCGTCTACGCGGCCATGCTGCGCGAGCAGGGCAGGCCGCTCGATTTTCCCGGTGGCGCCCCGCGCGTGAGCCAAGCCGTCGATGTCGATCTCCTCGCGCGCGCGATCGCCTGGTCGGGCGAGGCAGGAACAGCACAGAACGAGGCCTTCAACGTCACCAATGGCGACGTCTTCACCTGGGAAAACATCTGGCCCGCTGTGGCGGACGCGCTGGAGATGAAGCCCGGCAAACCCGTCCCGATGTCGCTCGCCAAGGAATTCCCGAACTGGGTCGCCCCTTGGGACGCGTTGCGGCGCAAGCACGAGTTGGTGTCACCAGGTCTCGCCGAGTTCGTCGGCCTGTCGTTCCAATATGCCGACTACAGCATGCGCTACGGCCTGACCGAATCCGGCCCGCCTTCGATCGTCTCCACGGTGAAGATCAACCGCGCCGGCTTCACCGAGATGATGGACACCGAGGACATGTTCCGGAAGTGGTTTCGGCAGGCGAAGGAGGAGCGGCTGTTGCCGTAG
- a CDS encoding alpha/beta fold hydrolase: MQSLHVNGYDMPYLDVGEDNGRPPLVCVHGSLNDFRVWGCVLGPLSQRHRVLAVSLRHFFPARWDGVGDTYSIAQHVQDVIAFIEKLDLGPVDLMGHSRGGHICFRAAQARPDLLRRLILAEPGGELDASLDPEYVGGPSPLLARFTASAEKIAAGDVDGGLAVFVDTLEGAGTWPRLPAMVKQNLRDNAMTLIGQVRDNRPPFSKADAEAIKMPTLFILGARTKGLLPKVLHALAAHVPYSKTAIIPNATHPMFEQAPQKYSEVVLDFLAS, from the coding sequence ATGCAAAGCCTTCACGTCAACGGTTACGACATGCCCTATCTCGACGTGGGCGAGGACAACGGCCGTCCGCCGCTGGTCTGCGTCCACGGCTCGCTCAACGACTTTCGCGTGTGGGGCTGCGTGCTCGGCCCGCTGAGCCAGCGGCATCGGGTGCTCGCGGTCAGCCTGCGGCACTTCTTCCCGGCACGATGGGACGGCGTCGGCGACACCTATTCGATCGCGCAGCATGTGCAGGACGTCATCGCCTTCATCGAGAAGCTCGACCTCGGCCCGGTCGACCTCATGGGGCATTCCCGCGGCGGGCACATCTGCTTTCGCGCGGCGCAAGCGCGGCCGGATCTGCTGCGCCGCCTGATCCTGGCCGAGCCCGGCGGCGAGCTCGATGCCAGCCTCGATCCCGAATACGTCGGCGGTCCCTCGCCGCTGCTGGCGCGCTTCACCGCCTCGGCCGAGAAGATCGCAGCCGGCGACGTCGACGGCGGCCTTGCCGTCTTCGTCGACACGCTGGAAGGCGCCGGCACCTGGCCGCGGCTGCCGGCGATGGTGAAGCAGAATCTGCGCGACAATGCCATGACGCTGATCGGCCAGGTCCGCGACAATCGCCCGCCCTTCTCGAAGGCGGACGCGGAAGCGATCAAGATGCCGACACTGTTCATCCTGGGCGCGCGAACCAAGGGGCTGCTGCCCAAGGTGCTGCACGCGCTCGCCGCCCATGTGCCCTACTCGAAGACCGCGATCATCCCGAATGCGACGCATCCGATGTTCGAGCAGGCGCCGCAAAAATACTCCGAAGTCGTCCTGGATTTTCTGGCGAGCTGA
- a CDS encoding carboxymuconolactone decarboxylase family protein produces MHARMNHPVMVLPEAMNVLQSLGNLTKQGLPEKLLELVHLRASQINGCSVCVDMHPKVARKLGETDERLFAVSAWREAPYFTEAERAALALTEAVTRLADREDPVPDPIWNEAAKHFDERELATLIVAIATINVWNRLNAAIKMPVGVWKVA; encoded by the coding sequence ATGCACGCCCGCATGAATCACCCGGTCATGGTCCTGCCGGAGGCCATGAATGTCCTTCAGTCCCTCGGCAATCTGACCAAGCAGGGCCTGCCGGAGAAGCTCCTGGAATTGGTGCACCTGCGCGCCAGCCAGATCAATGGCTGCAGCGTCTGCGTCGACATGCACCCCAAGGTCGCGCGCAAGCTGGGCGAGACCGACGAGCGTCTGTTCGCCGTGTCGGCCTGGCGCGAGGCGCCCTATTTCACCGAGGCCGAGCGCGCCGCGCTGGCGCTGACCGAAGCCGTCACGCGCCTCGCCGATCGTGAGGACCCGGTGCCGGATCCGATCTGGAACGAAGCCGCCAAGCATTTCGACGAGCGCGAGCTCGCAACGTTGATCGTCGCGATCGCGACCATCAACGTCTGGAACCGCCTCAACGCGGCGATCAAGATGCCCGTCGGCGTATGGAAGGTGGCGTGA
- a CDS encoding alpha/beta fold hydrolase — protein sequence MQSFRVNGYDMAYLEVGEGPPLVCVHGTLGDFRTWYSVLGPLSKSHRVISVSLRHFFPEHWDAAGDDYKMAQHVADTIAFIEQVKPGPVDLMGHSRGGHIAFRVAQTRPDLLRKLVLAEPGGDLDASLPVPDGTPAYPSLATRTVRSVEMIRAGDIEGALQNFYEGIEGDGSWRRVPAAAKQQLRDNALTFLGQINEQRRPYTLADAQAIRTPTLLIGGGATTGSLSVMWRVLAEHIAGSRTAVIPNAGHWMFEQAPLEFGEVVNRFLAE from the coding sequence ATGCAATCATTCCGCGTCAACGGTTACGATATGGCCTACCTCGAAGTTGGGGAGGGCCCGCCGCTGGTCTGCGTGCACGGCACGCTCGGGGATTTCCGCACCTGGTACTCAGTGCTCGGTCCGCTCTCGAAGAGCCATCGCGTGATCTCGGTCAGCCTGCGGCACTTCTTTCCCGAGCATTGGGACGCCGCCGGCGACGACTACAAGATGGCGCAGCACGTCGCCGACACCATCGCCTTCATCGAGCAGGTCAAGCCCGGGCCGGTGGACCTGATGGGTCATTCGCGCGGCGGGCACATCGCTTTTCGCGTCGCGCAGACGCGGCCGGATCTGCTGCGCAAGCTGGTGCTGGCCGAGCCGGGCGGCGATCTCGACGCAAGCTTGCCGGTGCCTGACGGCACGCCCGCGTACCCATCACTGGCGACGCGCACAGTGCGGTCGGTCGAGATGATCCGCGCCGGTGACATCGAGGGCGCCCTGCAGAACTTCTACGAAGGCATCGAAGGCGACGGCTCCTGGCGTCGCGTGCCGGCCGCCGCGAAGCAGCAGCTGCGCGACAACGCGCTGACCTTCCTCGGCCAGATCAACGAGCAGCGGCGGCCTTATACGCTCGCTGATGCGCAGGCAATCAGGACGCCGACGCTGTTGATCGGCGGCGGCGCGACCACCGGCAGCCTGTCGGTGATGTGGCGCGTGCTGGCCGAGCACATCGCGGGCAGCAGGACCGCGGTGATACCGAACGCCGGCCACTGGATGTTCGAACAGGCCCCGCTGGAGTTCGGCGAGGTGGTGAACAGGTTTTTGGCGGAGTAA
- a CDS encoding phytanoyl-CoA dioxygenase family protein: MKLSQEQLEFFHREGWLFLPELFSQEEVDLLAREAVGIYDADRPEVWREKSGAPRTAFAAHLYNEAFGILGAHPRMIEPVEQLFGEPVYMHQFKINAKSAFTGDVWQWHQDYGTWKRDDGMPEPRAMNVAIFLDEVMPINGPLMLVPRSQNAGDLEASHDLATTSYPLWTLDEDTVTRLVKQGGIVAPTGKPGGMLMFHGNLVHGSAGNITPYPRKIVYLTLNAVSNYIRTPTRPDYIAHRDFAPIKTVEDDALLRLARAPRQAAE; the protein is encoded by the coding sequence ATGAAACTGTCTCAGGAGCAATTGGAGTTCTTCCACCGCGAGGGCTGGCTGTTCCTGCCCGAGCTGTTCAGCCAGGAGGAGGTCGACCTGCTCGCGCGCGAAGCGGTCGGCATCTATGACGCCGACCGGCCGGAGGTCTGGCGCGAGAAGAGCGGCGCACCGCGCACTGCCTTTGCCGCGCATCTCTACAACGAGGCCTTCGGCATTCTGGGCGCGCATCCGCGCATGATCGAGCCGGTCGAGCAGCTGTTCGGCGAGCCGGTCTATATGCACCAGTTCAAGATCAACGCGAAATCCGCCTTCACCGGCGACGTCTGGCAGTGGCACCAGGATTACGGCACCTGGAAGCGCGACGACGGCATGCCGGAGCCGCGGGCGATGAACGTCGCGATCTTCCTGGATGAGGTGATGCCGATCAATGGCCCCCTGATGCTGGTGCCGCGCAGCCAGAATGCCGGCGATCTCGAAGCCTCGCACGATCTCGCCACCACCTCCTATCCGCTGTGGACGCTGGACGAGGACACGGTCACGCGTCTGGTCAAGCAGGGCGGCATCGTCGCGCCGACGGGCAAGCCCGGCGGCATGCTGATGTTCCACGGCAATCTCGTGCACGGCTCGGCCGGCAACATCACGCCCTATCCGCGCAAGATCGTGTACCTGACGCTAAACGCGGTCTCGAACTACATCCGCACCCCGACGCGGCCAGATTACATCGCACATCGCGATTTTGCGCCGATCAAGACAGTGGAGGACGACGCGCTGCTGCGGCTCGCCCGTGCGCCGCGGCAGGCGGCGGAGTAA
- a CDS encoding NAD(P)H-dependent oxidoreductase, with the protein MNLFRLLQARASAGKPVRVALIGAGKFGSMFLAQVPHTPGLEVSIIVDIDRERAREACRTVGWDADRIAATTFIDDGVRAIAGGAMDVVVEATGNPAVGIKHARAAIAAGKHIVMVNVEADVLAGPLLAEEARKAGVVYSLAYGDQPALTAEMVDWARATGFRVVAAGKGTKYLPAYHDVTPDGVWQHYGLTAGEAQSAGMNPQMFNSFLDGTKSAIEMAAIANACALDVPADGLLFPPCGVDDLPHIMRPRSRGGVLARAGVVEVVSSLERDGRPVFRDLRWGVYVVLEAPNDYAADCFRQYGLKTDHSGRYAAMYKPYHLIGLELNISVLSAALRGEPTGQAMGFRGDVAAVAKRNLRAGEMLDGEGGYTVWGKLLPAAASLKAGALPIGLAHRLKLKHDVAHGQIVRWSDVEFDADNETIKMRKAMEAAFAKEG; encoded by the coding sequence ATGAACCTCTTCCGCCTCCTCCAGGCCCGCGCGTCCGCCGGCAAGCCCGTTCGTGTCGCGCTGATCGGCGCCGGAAAGTTCGGGTCGATGTTTCTGGCTCAGGTGCCGCACACGCCGGGGCTGGAGGTGTCCATCATCGTCGATATCGACCGCGAGCGCGCACGCGAAGCGTGCCGCACCGTCGGCTGGGACGCCGACCGCATCGCCGCGACGACCTTCATCGATGACGGTGTGCGTGCCATTGCCGGCGGCGCGATGGATGTGGTGGTGGAGGCCACGGGGAATCCCGCCGTCGGCATCAAGCACGCGCGCGCTGCGATTGCGGCCGGCAAGCACATCGTGATGGTCAATGTCGAAGCCGACGTGCTGGCCGGGCCTCTGCTCGCCGAGGAAGCGCGCAAGGCGGGTGTGGTCTATTCGCTTGCCTATGGCGACCAGCCGGCGCTGACCGCGGAGATGGTCGACTGGGCCCGCGCCACCGGCTTTCGCGTGGTTGCCGCCGGCAAAGGTACAAAATACCTGCCGGCCTATCACGACGTGACGCCTGACGGGGTCTGGCAGCATTACGGTCTCACGGCCGGCGAGGCGCAGTCGGCTGGCATGAATCCGCAGATGTTCAATTCCTTCCTCGACGGCACCAAATCGGCGATCGAGATGGCCGCGATCGCCAATGCCTGCGCCCTCGACGTGCCCGCGGACGGCCTGCTGTTTCCGCCCTGCGGCGTCGACGATCTGCCGCACATCATGCGGCCGCGCTCGCGCGGCGGCGTGCTGGCGCGGGCAGGCGTGGTGGAGGTGGTCTCTTCGCTCGAGCGCGACGGAAGACCGGTGTTTCGCGATCTGCGCTGGGGCGTCTATGTCGTGCTGGAGGCGCCGAACGACTATGCCGCCGACTGCTTCAGGCAATACGGCCTCAAAACGGACCACAGCGGACGCTATGCCGCGATGTACAAGCCTTATCATCTGATCGGGCTGGAGCTGAACATCTCGGTGCTGTCGGCCGCGCTGCGGGGCGAGCCGACCGGACAGGCCATGGGCTTCCGGGGCGATGTCGCGGCGGTCGCCAAACGCAACCTGCGCGCCGGCGAGATGCTGGATGGCGAAGGCGGCTACACGGTGTGGGGCAAGCTGCTGCCGGCGGCCGCGAGCCTGAAGGCCGGCGCGCTGCCGATCGGCCTCGCGCATCGTCTCAAGCTGAAGCACGACGTCGCCCATGGCCAGATCGTACGCTGGAGCGACGTGGAATTCGACGCCGACAACGAGACGATCAAGATGCGAAAGGCGATGGAAGCGGCTTTCGCGAAGGAAGGGTAG
- a CDS encoding sigma-70 family RNA polymerase sigma factor, with protein MTEENFLTHQFEASRDHLRAVAYRMLGSRAEVDDAVQEAWLRVSRYDMSDVANLRGWLTTVVARICLDMLRARKSRKEEPMGPHVPEPADETREREAEMADSVGAALLVVLETLQPAERLAFVLHDMFAVPFEEIAPIVGRSVDASRQLASRARRRVQGAAVPETDLSRQRGIVDAFLKASREGDFEGLLAMLDPDVVFRADDAAVRLGTLPEIRGADAVAQLYKGRARAARTALIDGEIGVAVILGGQLRIALRVIFNGDRIAAIDTIADAEQIAALKVEVL; from the coding sequence ATGACCGAAGAAAATTTTCTGACCCACCAGTTCGAGGCCAGCCGGGACCATTTGCGTGCGGTGGCCTACCGGATGCTGGGGTCCCGCGCCGAGGTCGACGACGCCGTGCAGGAGGCCTGGCTGCGGGTCAGCCGCTACGACATGTCCGACGTCGCGAACCTGCGCGGCTGGCTCACGACCGTGGTCGCGCGCATCTGCCTCGACATGCTGCGCGCGCGGAAGTCACGCAAGGAGGAGCCGATGGGTCCGCATGTGCCCGAGCCGGCCGACGAGACGCGGGAGCGCGAGGCGGAGATGGCCGATTCCGTCGGCGCGGCGCTGCTGGTGGTGCTGGAGACATTGCAGCCGGCGGAGCGGCTCGCCTTCGTGCTGCACGACATGTTCGCCGTTCCCTTCGAGGAGATCGCGCCGATCGTCGGACGCTCGGTCGATGCTTCGCGGCAGCTGGCGAGCCGGGCGCGACGCCGTGTGCAAGGCGCGGCGGTGCCGGAGACGGATCTGTCGCGTCAGCGCGGAATCGTCGATGCCTTTCTGAAGGCCTCGCGTGAGGGCGATTTCGAAGGCCTGCTCGCCATGCTCGATCCCGACGTGGTATTCCGCGCTGATGATGCCGCGGTCCGGCTCGGCACGCTGCCGGAGATCCGCGGCGCCGATGCAGTCGCACAGCTCTACAAGGGGCGCGCCCGCGCAGCGCGGACCGCACTGATCGACGGCGAGATCGGCGTTGCCGTCATCCTCGGCGGACAGTTGCGCATCGCGCTCCGCGTCATCTTCAACGGCGACCGCATCGCGGCGATCGATACCATTGCGGATGCCGAGCAGATCGCAGCGCTGAAGGTGGAGGTGCTCTAA
- a CDS encoding acyl-CoA synthetase translates to MTHPSIHAKTTPNKIAYQMAGTGKAITYRELDELSNQGAHLFRSLGLKAGDHIALLMENRLAFMELCWAAQRSGLYYTAISRYLKQDEIDYIIKDCGAKVVITTPKCAEQIKDLIKGAPGEPIFYMMDEPLPGFRSYDKEAAAQPTTPIGDEVAGYDMLYSSGTTGRPKGIKKAFEGNRIDVPNAFLRVLCADMCGMNAESTYLSPAPLYHAAPLRFNMMAIVLGGTSIVMEHFDAEEFLKLVEKYKVTQSQLVPTMFVRMLKLPDEVRTKYDVSTLKGAIHAAAPCPVDVKAKMIEWWGPILIEYYAGSEGNGVTVCNSQQWLEHRGSVGRAVVGKIKIVDENDEEQPVGEIGTVYFADAPAFTYHNDPEKTKKAYNAKGWSTLGDVGYLDKDGFLFLTDRKSYMIISGGVNIYPQETEDVLITHPDVADVAVFGVPNEEMGEEVKAVVQPHDMSRAGKALEADLIAYCRTRLSAIKCPRSIDFEAELPRTPTGKLVKRHLRDKYWPKTAAKI, encoded by the coding sequence ATGACCCACCCCTCCATCCACGCCAAGACCACGCCGAACAAGATCGCCTACCAGATGGCCGGCACCGGCAAGGCGATCACCTATCGCGAGCTCGACGAGCTCTCGAACCAGGGCGCGCATCTGTTCCGCTCGCTTGGCCTCAAGGCCGGCGACCACATCGCGCTGTTGATGGAGAACCGTCTCGCCTTCATGGAGCTGTGCTGGGCCGCGCAACGCAGCGGGCTCTATTACACCGCGATCAGCCGCTATCTGAAGCAGGACGAGATCGACTACATCATCAAGGATTGCGGCGCCAAGGTCGTCATCACCACGCCGAAATGCGCCGAGCAGATCAAGGACCTCATCAAGGGCGCGCCGGGCGAGCCGATCTTCTACATGATGGACGAGCCGCTGCCGGGCTTCCGTTCTTACGACAAGGAAGCCGCCGCTCAGCCGACGACGCCGATCGGAGACGAGGTCGCGGGCTATGACATGCTGTATTCGTCCGGCACCACCGGCCGGCCCAAGGGCATCAAGAAAGCGTTCGAGGGCAACAGGATCGACGTGCCGAACGCGTTCCTGCGCGTGCTCTGCGCCGACATGTGCGGCATGAATGCCGAGAGCACATATTTGTCTCCCGCGCCGCTCTATCATGCCGCTCCCTTGCGCTTCAACATGATGGCCATCGTGCTCGGCGGCACCTCCATCGTCATGGAGCATTTTGACGCCGAAGAGTTCTTGAAGCTGGTCGAGAAATACAAGGTCACGCAATCGCAGCTGGTGCCAACCATGTTCGTGCGCATGCTGAAGCTGCCGGACGAGGTCCGCACCAAGTACGACGTATCCACGCTCAAGGGCGCGATCCACGCCGCGGCCCCCTGCCCGGTCGACGTCAAGGCCAAGATGATCGAGTGGTGGGGACCGATCCTGATCGAGTACTACGCGGGCTCGGAAGGCAACGGCGTCACCGTCTGCAATTCGCAGCAATGGCTGGAACATCGCGGCAGCGTCGGCCGCGCCGTGGTCGGCAAGATCAAGATTGTGGACGAGAACGACGAGGAGCAACCGGTCGGCGAGATCGGCACGGTCTACTTCGCCGATGCGCCGGCCTTCACCTATCACAACGACCCCGAGAAGACGAAGAAGGCCTATAACGCCAAGGGTTGGTCGACGCTCGGCGATGTCGGCTATCTCGACAAGGACGGCTTTCTCTTTCTCACCGACCGCAAGTCCTACATGATCATCTCAGGCGGGGTGAACATCTACCCGCAGGAGACCGAGGACGTGCTGATCACCCATCCTGATGTCGCCGACGTCGCCGTGTTCGGCGTGCCGAACGAGGAGATGGGCGAGGAGGTGAAGGCGGTGGTGCAGCCGCACGACATGAGCCGCGCCGGCAAGGCGCTCGAGGCCGACCTGATCGCCTACTGCAGGACCCGCCTCTCCGCGATCAAGTGCCCGCGCTCGATCGATTTCGAAGCCGAGCTGCCACGTACGCCCACCGGCAAGCTGGTGAAGCGGCATCTGCGCGACAAATATTGGCCGAAGACGGCGGCAAAGATTTAG